Genomic segment of Geminocystis herdmanii PCC 6308:
ATTGATACTATGGATAATTTATTCTTAGCAGAAGTAGCAAAAACGGGAACTTTTCCCATATATTTTGTAGCGGTTTATGTGGTTGGGTTTATTGCAGCCGTGGGTATTGGTTCGATCGCATGGTATAGCTCTAAACGTCCTGTAGGTTGGGAGGAAGCGGAAAAACCTAATTTCATTCCTGATGTTAAAGTCAATAAATCTGAGGAAAAAGAATAAGGAAGTTAAGAGCTTTTAACTGTTAACTAATAGTTTATTATAGTTGTTTATACCTACTCACGGGATAAAGGTTGACATTTTTTTTAAAATATGTTAGCTTTTAATGAAGTCGATAACCAAGACTGTTAAAACTATTTAATTTAAAGATTAAATTAAATAAAAATTAGTTATTATTCAAGATTAATCAATTAATTAGAATAATAAAAGTAGGGTGGGTTACACCCGAATCAACGCTTGTGGACAGTATCAAGCCGACTTGACTGGTAGAAGCAAGAAGTAAACGTCATAGGTAACTATGAGTAAGTTTTATATAACAGTTCGATCTTATTTTGATTTATTCTCAGAAGAAAAATTATTTAACCATTGCTTTAAATGATCGATCGAGGTTAAATCAAATAAATCCTCTCCTAAAGTTTCCACATCCTCAATTTTCAACGCTTTAATTTGTGACTGCAAATCTTGGTCAATATTACCAAATTTTCGCTTAATTTGACGAATAATTAACTCTTTTTCTCGATCGATACCTTGCTCAATACCTTGCTCGATACCTTGCTCAATACCTTTGAGCATCCAACTGGTTACAATTTCCATACTTTTCTCTTGTTCTTGGGGGTTAAAATTAGCAATTTCTTTTTGGAATTGTTCTTCTTCCTCACCTTCTAAACGCAAATAGGTATCGACAAAACCTGATATTAATTGCATTTTAGCAGGATTTAATTTTAAGGTAACTAATAATCTTAAACATTCAGCCTTCACTTTCGCTCTTTCTGTTGACTTTATTTTCATTTTTGCCATTAAAGCAGAAGCTATGGGATTTGGTTGATTTAAAAAATCACGCCAATTTAACCGATTTAGTTGAATGACTCTATAATTAAAATCTAGCACTTTAAAATCAGGGAAGGTTATTTCATATTGACTAAGGGCTTGTTTTTGAGGACTATCATAGGAAAAAATGACAATAGGATAAATGGGTATCGCATACTTTTCATGTAATCGAGCAAAATAATTAAACATTCTTTGTTCAAATCCTTTGCGAGATTCTGATTGTGCTTCAATATGAATTAGAAAAAAAGAGGGTTTCCCTTTCCATTTTACCTGAGCAATTAAATCGGTTTCATGTTTTTCTCCTTCCGTTACATCGGTAAAAACTTCTTTATCCAAAAAAGTTATAGAATTTGTGTCCACATAATTTAGGACTTCGGGAAAAAACAACTCGATAAATTCCCTAAAAAATGTTGAAATTAATTCCTTAAATAATCTATCATGATCAATCATTTTGTCCTTGATAAATAATCATTTTGCTCACTTTATTCTATCATGAAAAATTAAGGATATTGATAGTTCGATCGAGCTATATTATATTGACAAGTAATTTTTCTGTAAATTTTACGTCTCTACCGAAAAGACGATCGATGTCTAATGTTTGAGAAAATATACCCATTAAGATTTTTACCAGTGAATTTTTTACCTCCGATAATTAGTATTGCCCCGATGATGGATTATACCGATCGACATTTTCGGTATATTATGCGTCAAATGACCAAAAAAACGCTCCTTTATACGGAGATGATTACAACTCAAGCCATTATATACGGCGATCGAGCCAAACTATTAGACTTTTCTGAGGAAGAAAAACCAGTCTCCTTACAGCTAGGGGGAGATAATCCCCAACAATTGGCAGAATGTGCCAAAATTGGGCAAGACTGGGGCTATGATGAAATTAATCTTAACGTAGGGTGTCCTAGTTCGAGGGTACAAAATGGCAACTTTGGGGCTTGTTTGATGGCACAACCCGAAAAAGTGGCAAAAGCCATAGAAATAATGCAAAATGCGGTTAATATTCCCGTGACAGTAAAGCATCGTATTGGCATTGATAATCAAGATAGCTATGAAGATATGGTGTATTTTGTCAAAACCCTTGCTGACAGTGGTTGTCAAAGATTTATTATCCACGCTAGAAAGGCATGGTTACAGGGATTAAGCCCGAAGGAAAATAGGGATATTCCTCCCCTACGGTATGAAGACGTATATAGACTCAAACAAGAATTTCCTCACCTTATCATTGAGATTAACGGGGGTATAACTTCGATCGAGCAAACCAAAGAACATTTAAACTATGTGGATGGAGTAATGATGGGGCGAGTTGCTTATGATAACCCCTATCTGTTTGTTTATGTCGATCGAGATATTTATGGAGAAGATAAAGAAATACCTAGTCGAGAAGAAATTATCGAATCTTTATATCCTTATATTGACTTTTGGACATCAAGGAACGTAAAATTAAATACTATGATGCGCCATCTTTTGCAAATTTTTGCAGGTCAAACAGGAACAAAGGCTTGGAAACGATACCTAGCAGAAAATGGCAATACCAGTATCGGGGGTTCAAATATCGTTCGTGAGGCTTTACGACACAAGACAAAAGGTTACTTTCAGATATAAAAATAATGTTTGAGCAAATATTAATTGCTAAGGATATTTATAGAGAAATAATCATCGGTAAAAATGATGTAGAAGCATTAGAAAATAATGTTTTATTATTATTTAAAAGGAATCAGAAAACTTTAACATCAATGATTGAATGAGGATTGAAAAATGTTCAACCTCTACATCAATAAATGTGCTATTTTGATAATTTTTATCAAAAAACTTGACTTTTAATTTTTTACTTTTAAGAATACATGGAAATAATAGATACCAGAAGAAAAAGAGAATTACTAAAACTTTTACAAAGACTGGGAATAGAAGATGTATCAAGGGTAAACTGGGAGTTATTAGATTTAGCCTTAACTCATCCTAGTATTTCCATCACGAAAAACTATGAGCAATTAGAGTTTGTTGGGGATGCCGTGGTGCGTTTAGCTAGTGCCGAATTGTTGTTAGAAATCTATCCTGATTTACCTGTAGGGGAATTTGCCGCAATTCGATCGATCTTAGTCAGCGATCGATTTTTAGCAGAAATAGCCGAACAATACGGTTTCGATTTATACCTTTTAATGACACCCAACGTGAGAAATGATAAATGGGGTAAAGTATCTCGTTTAGCGGATGTCTTTGAAGGGGTATTAGGGGCATTATATCAGAGTACCAAAAATATGGACTTAGTTAGATTTTGGCTCGATCCTATCCTACAGGAAAAAGCCATTCAAGTCCATGCTGATCCTGCACGACAAAATTATAAAGATGCACTACAAGAATGGACACAAGGAAAATATAAACTTTTACCTATCTATAAAGTAACCCAAAATCCTATATTAGAAGATGAGAACGATCGATTTATTGCGGAAGTGTGGTTACAAGATAAACTGTTAGGGAAAGGAAAAGGGGCAACCAAAAAAGCCTCCCAACAAGCTGCCGCCCAAGATGCTTTTAACCTTGTCATTTCCAAAGAATGATTTAATGGGGTATAAACCTTATGCCTACAGGGCATAAACCTTATGCCTACAGGGCATAAACCTTATGCCCCTACAGATTTTTGATATTTAATTGAATAAAAATATTCTCGATCGACTAAACTTAAAACGTTAATATTATTGAGATAAATTTCAAATATGAAAAAACCTTTATCTTCTCTGTTGGGGGGTTTACTAGGAATAGTGACAATACCCTTTATTTTTCTCCCTCATCCCAGCCTTGCTCAAACGGAAATAAAGTTAGTAACAGGCAATGAAGTGGGGGAATATTATTCCATCGGTAAAGACATGGAAAAATTAGGGGAAAAACATAATATAGATATTGATGTGATACCCACTAAAGGAGCGTTACAAAATATTCATGATGTTTTCAATTACGACAGTATAGCATTAGGTATTGTGCAAGGAGATGTATTAGCTTTTTTAAATATTTTTGCTAACGATGATGGACAAATTAGCCTCAAAGCGGAAAGTTTAAGAAATGTTTTACCTCTTTTTAAAGAACAAATCCACGTTGTCGCGCGTAAAGATATTAAAACTTTACAAGATTTAACTGGAAAAAGAGT
This window contains:
- the rnc gene encoding ribonuclease III; protein product: MEIIDTRRKRELLKLLQRLGIEDVSRVNWELLDLALTHPSISITKNYEQLEFVGDAVVRLASAELLLEIYPDLPVGEFAAIRSILVSDRFLAEIAEQYGFDLYLLMTPNVRNDKWGKVSRLADVFEGVLGALYQSTKNMDLVRFWLDPILQEKAIQVHADPARQNYKDALQEWTQGKYKLLPIYKVTQNPILEDENDRFIAEVWLQDKLLGKGKGATKKASQQAAAQDAFNLVISKE
- the dusA gene encoding tRNA dihydrouridine(20/20a) synthase DusA is translated as MFEKIYPLRFLPVNFLPPIISIAPMMDYTDRHFRYIMRQMTKKTLLYTEMITTQAIIYGDRAKLLDFSEEEKPVSLQLGGDNPQQLAECAKIGQDWGYDEINLNVGCPSSRVQNGNFGACLMAQPEKVAKAIEIMQNAVNIPVTVKHRIGIDNQDSYEDMVYFVKTLADSGCQRFIIHARKAWLQGLSPKENRDIPPLRYEDVYRLKQEFPHLIIEINGGITSIEQTKEHLNYVDGVMMGRVAYDNPYLFVYVDRDIYGEDKEIPSREEIIESLYPYIDFWTSRNVKLNTMMRHLLQIFAGQTGTKAWKRYLAENGNTSIGGSNIVREALRHKTKGYFQI
- the psb35 gene encoding photosystem II assembly protein Psb35, encoding MDNLFLAEVAKTGTFPIYFVAVYVVGFIAAVGIGSIAWYSSKRPVGWEEAEKPNFIPDVKVNKSEEKE
- a CDS encoding DUF4351 domain-containing protein; this encodes MIDHDRLFKELISTFFREFIELFFPEVLNYVDTNSITFLDKEVFTDVTEGEKHETDLIAQVKWKGKPSFFLIHIEAQSESRKGFEQRMFNYFARLHEKYAIPIYPIVIFSYDSPQKQALSQYEITFPDFKVLDFNYRVIQLNRLNWRDFLNQPNPIASALMAKMKIKSTERAKVKAECLRLLVTLKLNPAKMQLISGFVDTYLRLEGEEEEQFQKEIANFNPQEQEKSMEIVTSWMLKGIEQGIEQGIEQGIDREKELIIRQIKRKFGNIDQDLQSQIKALKIEDVETLGEDLFDLTSIDHLKQWLNNFSSENKSK